The proteins below come from a single Malus domestica chromosome 03, GDT2T_hap1 genomic window:
- the LOC114823099 gene encoding uncharacterized protein isoform X1, which yields MTVVKRYVLRLFMSLKYITANVVDRNNGRIVVSASTVEHSIKGSLECGRSCNAKAAAVVGEVLARRLKVEGLGEGQGRGIHVYVNNEVEKKGFKNRTKIWAIVNALKDNGVKLILDGSDENTSQPMTERKDLR from the exons ATGACGGTTGTGAAGCGATATGTGCTACGGCTGTTCATGTCATTGAAGTACATTACAGCAAACGTAGTGGACAGAAATAATGGCCGAATTGTTGTGTCAGCATCTACGGTTGAACATTCAATCAAGGGCTCACTCGAATGTGGAAGGTCTTGCAATGCAAAGGCAGCGGCAGTTGTTGGAGAGGTGTTGGCTAGGCGACTCAAGGTGGAAGGTCTTGGCGAGGGACAGGGACGAGGGATTCATGTCTATGTAAATAACGAAGTTGAGAAAAAGGGTTTTAAGAACCGCACCAAGATTTGGGCTATTGTCAATGCTCTTAAGGACAATGGAGTCAAACTCATTCTTGACGGTAGTGATGAAAATACTTCTCAGCCAA TGACAGAAAGGAAGGATTTGCGCTGA
- the LOC114823099 gene encoding uncharacterized protein isoform X2, producing the protein MTVVKRYVLRLFMSLKYITANVVDRNNGRIVVSASTVEHSIKGSLECGRSCNAKAAAVVGEVLARRLKVEGLGEGQGRGIHVYVNNEVEKKGFKNRTKIWAIVNALKDNGVKLILDGSDENTSQPKRKDLR; encoded by the exons ATGACGGTTGTGAAGCGATATGTGCTACGGCTGTTCATGTCATTGAAGTACATTACAGCAAACGTAGTGGACAGAAATAATGGCCGAATTGTTGTGTCAGCATCTACGGTTGAACATTCAATCAAGGGCTCACTCGAATGTGGAAGGTCTTGCAATGCAAAGGCAGCGGCAGTTGTTGGAGAGGTGTTGGCTAGGCGACTCAAGGTGGAAGGTCTTGGCGAGGGACAGGGACGAGGGATTCATGTCTATGTAAATAACGAAGTTGAGAAAAAGGGTTTTAAGAACCGCACCAAGATTTGGGCTATTGTCAATGCTCTTAAGGACAATGGAGTCAAACTCATTCTTGACGGTAGTGATGAAAATACTTCTCAGCCAA AAAGGAAGGATTTGCGCTGA
- the LOC103423320 gene encoding heavy metal-associated isoprenylated plant protein 3-like, with protein sequence MAKKKNGGGNNNAGDNAASNEGGEKKKGDGGEKKEETPITVILKVDMHCEGCATKIVKCVKSFGDVETVKSESEANKLTVVGKVDPTKLRDKVAAKTKKKVDLVSPQPKKDTNKDDGGDAKKKQPEKSNDDKKPKEPPVTTAVLKLNLHCQGCIKKIHKIVTKTKGFNDMSVDKEKELVTVKGSMDMKVLAESLKEKLKRSVDIVPPKKEKEKGDNGGGGGGDKKKKEGEEGNGGGKLEGNKMDFPAGQTGYWQQIPYEMAYGPGYGAPGNPIPPPPMYIGHPPEMFSDENPNACSIM encoded by the exons ATGGCCAAG AAGAAGAACGGCGGCGGCAACAACAATGCCGGCGACAACGCGGCCAGCAACGAAGGTGGTGAGAAGAAGAAGGGCGACGGAggtgagaagaaggaggaaaccCCCATCACCGTCATCCTCAAGGTTGACATGCACTGTGAGGGCTGCGCTACTAAGATTGTCAAATGCGTCAAATCTTTTGGAG ACGTGGAGACAGTGAAGTCAGAGAGCGAGGCGAACAAGCTGACGGTGGTCGGCAAAGTGGACCCCACCAAGCTCCGGGACAAGGTCGCCGCCAAGACCAAGAAGAAGGTCGACCTCGTCTCCCCCCAGCCCAAAAAGGACACCAACAAAGATGACGGCGGCGACGCCAAGAAAAAGCAGCCGGAGAAATCCAACGACGACAAAAAACCCAAAGAG CCTCCGGTGACGACGGCGGTTCTGAAGCTGAACCTCCACTGCCAGGGATGCATCAAGAAGATCCACAAGATTGTCACCAAGACTAAAG GGTTCAACGACATGAGCgtcgacaaggagaaggagctGGTGACAGTGAAGGGCTCGATGGACATGAAGGTGTTGGCGGAGAGCTTGAAGGAGAAGCTGAAGAGGTCGGTCGACATTGTCCCGCcgaagaaagagaaggagaagggcGACAATGGCGGCGGTGGCGGCGGAgataagaagaaaaaggagggggAGGAAGGAAATGGTGGTGGGAAGCTTGAGGGAAACAAGATGGATTTTCCAGCGGGTCAGACCGGGTACTGGCAGCAGATTCCATACGAGATGGCATACGGGCCTGGATACGGAGCACCCGGAAACCCGATTCCGCCTCCACCGATGTACATTGGCCACCCGCCAGAGATGTTCAGCGATGAGAACCCTAATGCCTGCTCAATTATGTGA